A genomic window from uncultured Methanobrevibacter sp. includes:
- a CDS encoding STAS domain-containing protein — MNITKTYNGKELTIEIEERIDTVTAPEFENEINDEIGNFDSLILDFTNLEYISSAGLRVLIATQKKLKPEDIPMVIKNVNDTISEIFRMSGFDKILKIE; from the coding sequence ATGAATATTACAAAAACTTATAATGGAAAGGAATTGACAATTGAAATTGAAGAGCGTATAGATACCGTAACAGCACCAGAATTCGAAAATGAGATAAATGATGAAATTGGCAATTTCGATTCATTAATTCTTGATTTTACCAATTTGGAATACATTTCCAGTGCCGGATTACGTGTTTTGATTGCAACACAAAAAAAATTAAAACCTGAAGACATACCTATGGTCATCAAAAATGTAAATGACACCATCAGTGAAATATTCAGAATGTCAGGTTTTGATAAAATATTGAAGATAGAATGA
- a CDS encoding ATP-binding protein — translation MSSISLKPELSELYPLNEYITNILKKEDLKVNLIVEEVFVNIVNYSNAKHVTVAASFENQILTVEFIDDGIEFNPLIIESPKIPNSIEDAQIGGLGIFLTKEMADSLDYKYLNGENHLKIMKKVE, via the coding sequence ATGAGTTCAATTTCATTAAAACCCGAATTAAGCGAATTATATCCTTTAAATGAATATATTACAAATATTCTAAAAAAAGAGGACCTCAAAGTCAATCTGATTGTTGAAGAAGTTTTCGTAAACATTGTTAACTATTCAAATGCCAAACACGTGACTGTCGCCGCCAGTTTTGAAAATCAGATATTGACCGTGGAGTTCATTGATGACGGCATTGAATTCAATCCACTGATTATAGAAAGCCCGAAAATTCCAAATAGCATTGAAGATGCACAAATTGGAGGCCTTGGAATATTTTTAACTAAAGAAATGGCCGACAGTCTGGATTATAAATATTTAAATGGTGAAAATCACCTGAAGATAATGAAAAAAGTGGAATGA